A single window of Mycolicibacterium aurum DNA harbors:
- a CDS encoding Nramp family divalent metal transporter: MKDDVQPRLRPSWLLLGPAFVAAIAYVDPGNVAANVSAGAQFGFLLLWVIVVANLMACLVQYLSAKLGLVTGSSLPEAVGARMKRPTRVAYWVQAELVAMATDLAEVVGGAIALYLLFDLPLLIGGVITGAVSLVLLIVKDRRGQRMFERVITGLLMVIAIGFLSSLFAKAPPVDAAAAGLIPRFDGAESLLLAAAMLGATVMPHAVYLHSGLARDRHGHPEPGPRRRMLLRVTRWDVGIAMLVAGAVNLSMLLVAATNLQGMDNTDSIEGAHAAVQSTLGPTIALLFAIGLLASGLASSSVGAYAGAMIMQGLLRRSVPLATRRLVTLLPALVILAVGVDPSRALVLSQVVLSFGLPFALIPLVRLTGDARVMGADVNHRVTTALGWVVAALITLLNVVLIYLTVAG, encoded by the coding sequence GTGAAGGACGACGTCCAGCCGCGGCTGCGGCCCAGCTGGCTGCTTCTCGGGCCGGCGTTCGTCGCAGCCATCGCCTATGTCGACCCGGGCAACGTCGCCGCCAACGTCAGCGCAGGCGCACAGTTCGGATTCCTGCTCCTCTGGGTCATCGTCGTCGCCAACCTGATGGCCTGCCTGGTCCAGTACCTGTCGGCCAAACTCGGGCTGGTCACCGGCAGTTCGCTGCCGGAGGCAGTCGGCGCTCGGATGAAGCGCCCGACCCGGGTGGCCTACTGGGTGCAGGCCGAATTGGTGGCGATGGCAACCGACCTCGCCGAAGTGGTGGGCGGCGCGATCGCGTTGTATCTGCTGTTCGATCTGCCCCTGCTGATCGGTGGCGTGATCACCGGCGCGGTGTCACTGGTGCTTCTGATCGTCAAAGACCGGCGCGGCCAACGCATGTTCGAACGGGTCATCACGGGCCTGCTGATGGTCATCGCCATCGGATTTCTCAGCAGCCTGTTCGCCAAGGCGCCCCCGGTCGACGCGGCCGCCGCAGGCCTGATCCCCCGCTTCGACGGCGCCGAGAGCCTGCTGCTCGCGGCGGCGATGCTCGGCGCGACCGTGATGCCGCACGCGGTGTATCTGCATTCCGGGCTGGCCCGCGACCGCCACGGCCACCCCGAGCCCGGGCCCAGGCGACGGATGCTCCTTCGGGTAACCCGCTGGGACGTCGGCATCGCGATGCTCGTCGCAGGGGCGGTGAACCTGTCGATGCTGCTGGTCGCGGCCACCAACCTGCAGGGGATGGACAACACCGACTCCATTGAGGGCGCCCATGCCGCGGTGCAGAGCACCCTGGGGCCGACCATCGCGCTGCTGTTCGCCATCGGCCTGCTCGCGTCCGGACTCGCGTCGTCGTCGGTCGGGGCCTACGCGGGCGCGATGATCATGCAGGGGTTGCTGCGGCGGTCGGTGCCCCTGGCGACGCGGCGGCTCGTCACGCTGTTGCCGGCCCTGGTGATTCTTGCGGTCGGCGTCGATCCCAGCCGCGCCCTGGTGTTGTCGCAGGTGGTGCTGTCGTTCGGCCTTCCGTTCGCGCTGATCCCGCTGGTCCGGCTGACCGGCGACGCACGCGTGATGGGCGCCGACGTCAACCACCGGGTGACCACCGCTCTGGGCTGGGTGGTTGCGGCACTCATTACGCTCCTGAATGTGGTGCTGATCTATCTGACGGTCGCCGGCTGA
- a CDS encoding poly-gamma-glutamate hydrolase family protein, with translation MSGRHTYFAYGSNLCVQQMSQRCPDARNPRRATLADHDWLINERGVATVEPFAGSEVHGVVWQVSDRDLATLDSAEGVPVRYRRDELTVLTDDGPAPAWVYIDHRVEPGPPRPGYLERILAGAHHHGLPRRWIQFLERWDPAHWPQRRDGGGAGAPQSLSELLSDPAIIEESILRSRFGFLAIHGGGLEQMTDVVAERAADAAGASLYVVRHPDHYPHHLSSARYDPAESPRLREFLDHVDVVVSLHGYGRVGRSTQLLAGGQNRRLAKHLARHIDIPGYRVVTDLDAIPRELRGLHPDNPVNRVRAGGAQLELSARVRGNSPRSAVPADDGLSPATSALVQGLVSAARSWMR, from the coding sequence ATGAGTGGCCGGCACACCTACTTCGCGTACGGGTCCAACCTGTGCGTGCAGCAGATGTCGCAACGCTGCCCCGACGCCAGAAACCCGCGACGCGCCACGTTGGCCGACCACGACTGGCTGATCAACGAACGCGGGGTCGCCACGGTCGAGCCCTTCGCAGGCAGCGAGGTGCACGGAGTGGTGTGGCAGGTGTCCGACCGCGACCTGGCCACCCTCGACAGTGCCGAGGGCGTCCCGGTGCGATACCGCCGCGACGAGCTCACGGTCCTCACCGACGACGGACCGGCGCCGGCGTGGGTCTACATCGACCACCGGGTGGAGCCCGGACCGCCGCGGCCCGGCTATCTCGAGCGCATCCTGGCCGGCGCGCACCACCACGGACTACCCCGGCGCTGGATCCAGTTCCTCGAACGCTGGGATCCCGCGCACTGGCCGCAACGCCGCGACGGTGGCGGCGCCGGTGCGCCGCAAAGCCTTTCAGAACTCCTCAGCGATCCTGCGATCATTGAAGAGTCCATCCTGCGTTCTCGTTTCGGGTTCCTCGCCATCCACGGCGGCGGTCTGGAGCAGATGACCGATGTCGTCGCCGAGCGGGCCGCCGATGCCGCAGGCGCCTCCCTGTACGTGGTGCGCCACCCGGACCACTATCCGCATCATCTGTCGTCGGCGCGGTACGACCCCGCCGAGTCACCACGGCTGAGAGAATTCCTCGACCACGTCGACGTTGTGGTGTCGCTGCACGGCTACGGCCGCGTCGGCCGAAGCACCCAGCTGCTGGCGGGGGGACAGAATCGGCGCCTGGCCAAGCACCTCGCCCGGCACATCGACATCCCGGGGTATCGCGTCGTCACCGACTTGGACGCCATCCCCCGCGAATTACGTGGCCTGCACCCCGACAACCCGGTCAACCGGGTGCGGGCCGGCGGTGCTCAGCTGGAACTGTCGGCCCGTGTGCGCGGAAACAGTCCCCGCAGCGCCGTGCCGGCTGACGACGGACTCTCGCCTGCGACGTCGGCTCTGGTGCAGGGACTGGTCTCCGCCGCGCGTTCGTGGATGCGGTGA
- a CDS encoding serine hydrolase domain-containing protein: protein MSGERAPVPVRLAATAVALLTVGLCAPPASAQPSPVDDVVARAVTDHDLAGAIAVIRDAHGVTTSTAGYADVVSETPFAPQTYVRIASITKTFVAAAILQLVTERRVDLDAPVETYLPGVIRGDGIDGAAITVRQLLRHQSGLPEYFDDDTPPPSSPVAPRELLSWALAKPVTHPPTSVPVYTNTNYVVAGLILEAVTGRSAADEVTRRIIEPLRLTHTYFPAPGDTWLRTPMAHGYEVVDGRREDVTAEEPSGSYMAGSLISTGEDLTAFIGALLDGRVVAPRELQEMTDTVDWPLHGPAFGYGLGLASIDLGCGVTVWGHGGDLAGYHSIVAAAPGKPAVAVTFTQVTPGATALATDPRMAVLTAALCPP, encoded by the coding sequence GTGAGCGGCGAACGCGCGCCTGTCCCGGTGCGTCTCGCCGCGACCGCGGTCGCGCTGCTGACGGTCGGCCTGTGCGCCCCGCCGGCGTCGGCCCAGCCATCCCCGGTCGATGACGTCGTGGCGCGCGCCGTCACCGACCACGATCTCGCCGGGGCGATCGCGGTGATCCGCGACGCTCACGGGGTGACCACCTCGACAGCCGGGTACGCCGACGTCGTCAGCGAGACACCCTTCGCACCCCAGACGTACGTCCGGATCGCCAGCATCACGAAGACCTTTGTGGCCGCTGCGATTCTGCAGCTGGTCACCGAGCGCAGGGTCGACCTCGATGCGCCCGTGGAGACGTACCTCCCCGGGGTGATCCGCGGCGACGGCATCGACGGCGCCGCCATCACGGTGCGGCAGCTGCTCCGGCACCAGAGCGGACTGCCCGAGTATTTCGATGACGACACGCCGCCGCCGAGTTCGCCTGTCGCGCCGCGTGAACTGCTGTCGTGGGCGCTGGCCAAGCCGGTCACCCACCCACCGACGTCGGTCCCGGTGTACACCAACACCAACTACGTTGTCGCCGGTCTCATCCTGGAAGCGGTGACAGGACGATCCGCGGCCGACGAGGTCACCCGGCGGATCATCGAGCCGTTGAGGCTCACCCACACCTACTTTCCCGCCCCGGGTGACACGTGGCTGCGGACACCCATGGCCCATGGCTACGAGGTGGTCGACGGCCGCCGTGAGGACGTCACCGCCGAAGAACCGTCGGGCAGCTACATGGCGGGATCACTGATCTCCACCGGCGAGGACCTGACTGCCTTCATCGGCGCGCTGCTCGACGGCCGGGTGGTGGCGCCCCGGGAACTGCAGGAGATGACCGACACCGTCGACTGGCCGCTGCACGGGCCGGCGTTCGGGTACGGCCTTGGCCTGGCCAGCATCGACCTCGGGTGCGGCGTCACGGTATGGGGACACGGCGGCGACCTTGCCGGCTATCACAGCATCGTGGCGGCAGCCCCAGGCAAACCCGCCGTGGCGGTGACGTTCACGCAGGTCACGCCCGGCGCGACGGCCCTGGCGACCGATCCTCGGATGGCGGTGCTGACCGCGGCGCTCTGCCCGCCCTGA
- a CDS encoding DUF1365 domain-containing protein has protein sequence MSAALYRTRITHLRRAPVHHYFEHRSYSWFLDLDDLPRLPRWLRPFARFDVQDHLWEAPNDTLRGRVDAFLASKGIDLSGGKVTALMQARVLGHVFNPMTLYWCHDARGTLRYVVVEVQNTYGERHAYLLPPSGERPAMVDKKLYMSPFNDVDGHYLVQAPEPEENLDVTISLHRENQPALVTTLRGARRPAGVGNIVWLQLVAPVAPLMNAFSARVQVILLSLRRVPVVPRRSIDRVESGKAVVRASDESASATVAPALLPAPIRHREDSSV, from the coding sequence GTGAGCGCCGCGCTGTATCGCACCCGGATCACGCACCTGCGCCGGGCCCCGGTGCATCACTATTTCGAGCACCGCAGCTACAGCTGGTTCCTGGACCTCGACGACCTGCCCCGCCTGCCACGGTGGTTGCGCCCGTTCGCCAGGTTCGACGTCCAGGATCACCTCTGGGAAGCGCCGAACGACACCCTGCGCGGCAGGGTCGACGCATTCCTTGCCAGCAAGGGAATCGACCTGTCAGGGGGCAAGGTCACCGCCCTGATGCAGGCGCGGGTCCTCGGGCATGTGTTCAATCCGATGACTCTGTACTGGTGCCACGACGCGCGCGGAACGTTGCGCTACGTCGTCGTCGAGGTACAGAACACCTACGGTGAACGTCACGCCTACCTGCTTCCGCCGTCTGGAGAACGACCGGCGATGGTGGACAAGAAGCTCTACATGTCGCCGTTCAACGACGTCGACGGGCATTACCTCGTGCAGGCGCCCGAGCCCGAGGAGAACCTCGACGTCACGATCTCCCTGCACCGGGAGAACCAGCCCGCCCTGGTGACCACGCTGCGCGGTGCCCGCAGGCCTGCCGGGGTGGGAAACATCGTCTGGCTTCAACTCGTCGCACCGGTCGCTCCCCTGATGAATGCCTTCAGCGCGCGCGTGCAGGTCATCCTGCTGTCGCTTCGACGGGTGCCGGTGGTCCCGCGCCGGAGCATCGACCGTGTCGAGAGTGGAAAAGCCGTGGTGCGCGCGTCCGACGAATCAGCTTCAGCGACAGTCGCTCCGGCGCTGCTTCCGGCACCGATCCGGCACCGTGAGGACTCATCGGTGTGA
- a CDS encoding sigma-70 family RNA polymerase sigma factor produces MTASVLVGARLRLVTAELDALLRQVARRDADAFAAFYDQTRSRVYGLVTRVLRDPGYSEETTQDVYLQVWRNAGNYDPSAGSPMAWLLTLAHRRAVDRVRSEQAASTRESRYGAASVEPPADHVSDAVMLSDERRRVTECLGSLTDTQRECIQLAYYDGLTYVQVSDRLAANLATIKSRMRDAIRGLRRCLGVA; encoded by the coding sequence ATGACGGCATCGGTGCTGGTGGGCGCTAGGCTACGGCTCGTGACCGCCGAACTCGACGCATTGTTGCGCCAGGTGGCCCGCCGTGACGCCGACGCGTTCGCTGCGTTCTATGACCAGACCCGTTCGCGGGTGTACGGGCTGGTCACCAGAGTGCTGCGTGACCCCGGCTACAGCGAAGAGACGACGCAGGACGTCTATCTGCAGGTGTGGCGCAACGCTGGGAACTATGACCCGTCCGCCGGGTCTCCGATGGCCTGGTTGCTGACGCTGGCTCACCGGCGCGCCGTGGACCGGGTGCGCTCCGAGCAGGCGGCGAGCACCCGCGAATCGCGCTACGGTGCCGCCTCGGTGGAACCGCCCGCCGATCATGTCTCCGACGCGGTGATGCTCAGCGACGAGCGTCGCCGGGTGACCGAATGCCTGGGCTCGCTGACCGACACCCAGCGGGAGTGCATTCAGCTCGCCTATTACGACGGCCTGACGTATGTCCAGGTGTCGGACCGGCTGGCGGCAAACCTTGCGACCATCAAATCCCGGATGCGTGATGCGATCCGTGGCCTGCGCAGATGCTTGGGGGTGGCATGA
- a CDS encoding anti-sigma factor yields the protein MSFATVYALHALSDADAADIDNRLRDAPADVAEAFVAEVRAVRETMAVIASATAVEPPAHLRADVLSRIVDDPVRTLPVQAQPARSRSRRWSTPVLAGAAAVVIGLAAVGVGIALRPAQAPSAAEQIFAAPDVRTVSGEIPGGGTATVVFSREKNSGVLVMNNVAPPEPGSVYQMWLVGTDGPHSAGTMDAAAVAPSTTAVLPDLGTSQALAFTVEPPGGSTQPTTPVFAELPLI from the coding sequence ATGTCCTTCGCCACGGTGTACGCCCTGCATGCGCTGTCCGACGCCGACGCCGCCGACATCGACAACCGACTGCGCGATGCCCCCGCCGACGTCGCCGAGGCATTCGTCGCCGAGGTGCGAGCGGTGCGCGAGACGATGGCCGTCATCGCCTCGGCCACCGCCGTCGAGCCGCCGGCACATCTGCGTGCCGATGTGCTCAGTCGGATCGTCGACGACCCTGTGCGCACCCTGCCCGTCCAGGCACAGCCGGCTCGGTCGCGGTCCCGCCGCTGGTCCACTCCCGTGTTGGCCGGCGCGGCTGCTGTGGTGATCGGACTTGCCGCGGTCGGTGTCGGCATCGCCCTGCGACCCGCGCAAGCCCCGTCGGCCGCGGAGCAGATCTTCGCCGCACCCGACGTGCGCACCGTCTCGGGTGAGATTCCCGGCGGCGGCACCGCAACGGTGGTGTTCTCCCGGGAGAAGAACTCCGGGGTGCTGGTGATGAACAACGTGGCACCGCCTGAACCCGGCAGCGTCTACCAGATGTGGCTCGTCGGCACCGACGGCCCGCATTCGGCGGGCACGATGGACGCGGCGGCGGTCGCCCCGTCGACCACCGCTGTGCTGCCCGACCTCGGGACATCGCAGGCGCTGGCGTTCACGGTCGAGCCTCCCGGTGGGTCCACCCAGCCCACCACACCGGTGTTCGCGGAACTACCGCTGATCTAA
- a CDS encoding glutamate--cysteine ligase 2: MTDTPTLGVEEEFLLVDPESGAPVALNREVAARAADQDVDLQLELTSCQVETATGVIDSTSQLREQLVRLRRVVANSADQAGARLLAVGLPPTLPHDFPITDTPRYNDIGERFGMIAHEQGICGCHVHVEVPDRDAAIRVSNRLRPWLPTLLALTANSAIYRNADTGHASWRSVLWARWPSAGPPPHFESAADFDAAVQMLCHTEVIRDDGMVYWDVRPSANFPTVEVRVADVPATVAETVLFAALVRGCVMTLLDEERRGEPVLPLAPHVLKAAYWKAARDGIDGNGVDLEHHVAAPMLTLLHGLVEHVRPALEQSGDYELVTTELARIAAAGNGAVRQRRAWQRRHDIGDVLAEVAATTLETP, encoded by the coding sequence ATGACCGACACCCCCACCCTCGGCGTGGAAGAGGAGTTCCTTCTCGTCGATCCCGAGTCCGGTGCGCCCGTCGCGCTCAACCGCGAGGTCGCCGCGCGTGCCGCCGACCAGGACGTCGACCTGCAACTCGAGCTGACCAGCTGCCAGGTGGAGACGGCGACCGGCGTCATCGACAGCACCTCGCAGCTACGCGAGCAATTGGTACGGCTGCGGCGGGTGGTCGCGAACTCCGCCGACCAGGCCGGTGCACGGCTGCTCGCCGTCGGGCTCCCGCCGACCCTGCCGCATGACTTCCCGATCACCGACACTCCGCGCTACAACGACATCGGCGAACGGTTCGGCATGATCGCCCACGAGCAGGGCATCTGTGGTTGCCACGTGCACGTCGAGGTGCCCGACCGGGACGCGGCGATCCGGGTGAGCAATCGCCTCAGGCCCTGGCTGCCGACGTTGCTCGCGCTGACGGCGAACTCGGCCATCTATCGCAACGCCGATACCGGGCACGCCAGTTGGCGCAGCGTGCTCTGGGCGCGGTGGCCCAGCGCCGGTCCGCCGCCGCACTTCGAGTCGGCCGCAGATTTCGACGCCGCAGTGCAGATGCTGTGCCACACCGAGGTGATCCGCGACGACGGCATGGTCTATTGGGATGTGCGGCCGTCGGCGAACTTCCCGACGGTCGAGGTGCGGGTGGCCGACGTGCCCGCGACGGTCGCCGAAACGGTGTTGTTCGCGGCGTTGGTCCGCGGCTGCGTGATGACGCTGCTCGACGAGGAGCGACGCGGCGAGCCTGTGCTGCCGTTGGCGCCGCACGTTCTCAAGGCCGCGTACTGGAAGGCGGCGCGTGACGGTATCGACGGCAATGGCGTCGACCTTGAGCACCACGTCGCCGCGCCCATGCTGACCCTGCTGCACGGTCTCGTCGAGCACGTTCGGCCCGCGCTGGAGCAGTCCGGGGACTACGAACTGGTCACGACCGAACTGGCCCGTATCGCCGCGGCCGGCAACGGGGCCGTGCGTCAGCGGCGGGCGTGGCAACGGCGTCACGACATCGGCGACGTACTCGCCGAGGTCGCCGCGACCACGCTGGAAACGCCTTAG
- a CDS encoding LLM class F420-dependent oxidoreductase — translation MVKGFRFGVGVTRATSRAKLEQGARRAEELGFDVLHVPDHLGGPAPFPVMTAVAMATSTLRVGTFVINSAFYRPALLARDVAALHDLSAGRFELGLGTGYVKEEFDAAGIPFPSAGERVDHLRATAEYMGEHLPDVPILIAGNGDRVLRIAARSADIIGFTGGDRAASPQEDPLADRIAFVQAAAGDRFGELELNLAITAMPVDDSGQPDLTIPRISLPGLSDEELLRHPGVLAGSTEEIAERIRGYRDTYGISYIIVQMRHAEAFGKVIALLT, via the coding sequence ATGGTCAAGGGATTCCGGTTCGGCGTCGGGGTCACCCGCGCCACCTCGCGGGCGAAGCTGGAGCAGGGCGCGCGGCGAGCGGAGGAGCTGGGCTTCGATGTGCTGCACGTGCCCGACCACCTCGGCGGCCCCGCACCGTTCCCGGTGATGACCGCGGTCGCGATGGCGACCTCGACGCTGCGGGTGGGCACGTTCGTGATCAACTCGGCCTTCTACCGGCCTGCACTACTGGCTCGCGACGTCGCCGCACTTCACGATCTGTCCGCGGGACGTTTCGAGCTCGGCCTCGGCACCGGCTACGTGAAGGAGGAGTTCGACGCGGCGGGCATCCCGTTCCCGAGCGCCGGCGAGCGCGTCGACCATCTCAGGGCCACCGCGGAGTACATGGGCGAACACCTGCCCGATGTCCCCATCCTGATCGCCGGCAACGGCGACCGCGTTCTCCGGATCGCGGCGCGGTCCGCCGACATCATCGGGTTCACCGGGGGCGACCGGGCGGCGAGCCCCCAGGAGGATCCGCTGGCGGATCGGATCGCATTCGTGCAGGCGGCGGCGGGCGACCGCTTCGGCGAGCTGGAACTCAATCTGGCCATCACCGCCATGCCGGTCGACGATTCCGGTCAGCCCGATCTGACGATCCCCCGCATCTCGTTGCCGGGGCTGTCCGACGAGGAACTCCTGCGGCACCCCGGTGTGTTGGCGGGATCGACCGAGGAGATCGCCGAGCGGATCCGCGGGTATCGCGACACCTACGGCATCAGCTACATCATCGTGCAGATGCGGCACGCCGAGGCCTTCGGCAAGGTGATCGCGCTCCTCACGTAG
- a CDS encoding cytochrome C oxidase subunit IV family protein, producing MTVVNLLKNRAGASWLFLVAATVVSWAVGAEHGTGSIVAVVVLGIAAIKVRLVGLDFMELRHAPIPLRVAFEAYCVGMWALLCALYLWL from the coding sequence ATGACCGTCGTCAACCTGCTGAAGAACCGCGCCGGCGCCAGTTGGCTGTTTCTCGTCGCCGCGACCGTCGTGTCCTGGGCTGTCGGCGCCGAACACGGCACCGGATCGATCGTGGCCGTCGTCGTCCTCGGCATCGCTGCGATCAAGGTGCGGCTGGTCGGGCTCGACTTCATGGAACTCCGGCACGCACCGATCCCGCTGCGCGTGGCGTTCGAGGCCTACTGCGTCGGCATGTGGGCGCTGCTCTGCGCGCTGTACCTGTGGCTGTGA
- a CDS encoding cytochrome c oxidase subunit 3 family protein — protein MTATASAPRDARRIPGESGTWVFLFGDMLVFGAFFVTFLVARAKEPDVFDTARTTLHLGVGVLNTLVLLTSSLCVVLALNALRAGLRTIATRAVAAAMCFGLVFIGLKVFEYVSLASAGHGPGANDFYLYYFILTGLHLFHVCLGLGALSFVLSQTRRPDLSATRTALVEGGACFWHLVDLLWIFLFALLYLVS, from the coding sequence GTGACGGCGACCGCATCGGCACCGCGCGACGCGCGGCGGATCCCCGGTGAGAGCGGCACCTGGGTGTTCCTGTTCGGCGACATGCTGGTGTTCGGTGCGTTCTTCGTGACCTTTCTGGTCGCGCGCGCCAAGGAGCCCGACGTCTTCGACACCGCCCGGACGACGCTGCACCTCGGCGTCGGTGTCCTCAACACCCTGGTGCTGCTCACCAGTTCCCTGTGTGTGGTGCTGGCGTTGAATGCGCTGCGCGCGGGCCTGCGAACGATTGCGACCCGCGCGGTCGCCGCCGCGATGTGCTTCGGGCTGGTGTTCATCGGGCTCAAGGTGTTCGAGTACGTCTCACTGGCCTCTGCCGGGCACGGTCCCGGAGCCAACGACTTCTACCTCTACTACTTCATCCTCACCGGACTGCACCTGTTCCATGTGTGCCTCGGTCTCGGGGCGTTGTCGTTCGTGCTCAGCCAGACCAGGAGGCCTGATCTCAGCGCCACCCGTACCGCGCTGGTCGAAGGCGGGGCCTGCTTCTGGCATCTGGTCGACCTGCTGTGGATCTTCCTGTTCGCACTCCTGTACCTGGTGAGCTGA
- a CDS encoding SDR family NAD(P)-dependent oxidoreductase, with protein sequence MRLANKVALVTGASAGLGLAIAQRFGTEGAHVYITGRRKDALDAAKASVEGRVTAVPADVTVSDELDRVVDAIRRESGHLDAVVANAGSIERTNFGAVTEEHFDRTFDVNARGALFTVQKTLPLLRAGSSIVLVGSVAAVKGDPGAGAYSAAKAAVRSYARTWAAEFGDRGLRVNVLSPGPVDTPIIDGQSGYFGLDPAALRKHMSTLVPMGRLGLPDEIANGALFLASDESSFMTGAELCIDGGMAQV encoded by the coding sequence ATGCGTCTTGCGAACAAGGTAGCCCTCGTCACCGGCGCGAGCGCGGGTCTCGGTCTGGCGATCGCCCAAAGGTTCGGAACCGAAGGCGCCCATGTCTACATCACCGGGCGACGCAAAGACGCTCTCGACGCCGCGAAGGCGTCTGTGGAGGGGCGCGTCACCGCAGTCCCCGCGGACGTGACGGTGTCGGACGAGCTCGACCGCGTGGTCGACGCCATCCGTCGGGAAAGCGGGCACCTCGACGCCGTCGTCGCGAACGCCGGGAGTATCGAGCGGACGAACTTCGGGGCTGTCACAGAAGAACACTTCGACCGCACCTTCGACGTCAACGCCCGAGGTGCGCTGTTCACCGTGCAAAAGACGCTTCCGCTGCTACGGGCGGGCAGCTCCATAGTGCTGGTGGGTTCGGTCGCGGCAGTCAAGGGAGACCCTGGGGCAGGGGCGTACAGCGCGGCGAAGGCCGCCGTGCGCTCGTACGCCCGCACCTGGGCGGCCGAGTTCGGCGACCGGGGGCTTCGGGTCAACGTGCTCAGCCCCGGCCCAGTCGACACACCCATCATCGACGGACAAAGCGGGTACTTCGGCCTCGATCCGGCAGCGCTTCGAAAGCACATGAGCACCCTGGTGCCCATGGGTCGACTCGGCCTTCCCGACGAGATCGCCAATGGCGCACTGTTTCTCGCCTCGGACGAGAGCAGCTTCATGACAGGTGCCGAACTCTGCATCGACGGCGGTATGGCCCAGGTGTGA
- a CDS encoding LysR family transcriptional regulator: MNLRQYEYALAVAEEGSMTAAAERLRVTQPSLSQQIGALERHLGVQLFTRTPSGVTVTVAGRAFLTEAKIAITASRRAVTAARAAGGELAGELIIAVHMGLGARQLPQALGQMRIRHPKLQVTLHEEPDPADMERLLRQGTLDMVLVHRIPVGCSFDTHHLGEEAYVAILPKGHSLLTTGTALRLEDLASEGWVRFRHTSLLDDYLARLLADAGLSPHTVARASQISTAVRLVAQGLGVTVVPASAIPEGFEGLACPLQPCLSEPVLLGVRRSAGSAERAMLDHLKKQNWRGLGSSSQSAHNSRDRR; encoded by the coding sequence ATGAACCTGCGCCAGTACGAATACGCCCTGGCCGTCGCCGAAGAGGGCTCTATGACGGCGGCGGCAGAACGCCTACGCGTTACTCAGCCGTCGCTGTCGCAGCAGATCGGCGCCCTCGAAAGGCACCTCGGGGTGCAGCTGTTCACTCGTACCCCGAGCGGGGTGACGGTGACGGTGGCCGGTCGGGCCTTCCTCACCGAGGCGAAGATCGCGATCACCGCCTCCCGGCGTGCCGTCACGGCCGCCCGCGCCGCCGGCGGTGAACTCGCCGGCGAGCTGATCATCGCCGTTCACATGGGCCTGGGCGCCCGTCAGCTCCCACAAGCATTGGGACAGATGCGAATTCGCCACCCCAAGCTACAGGTCACGCTCCACGAGGAACCCGACCCCGCAGACATGGAACGGTTGCTGCGCCAAGGCACCCTCGACATGGTCCTCGTCCACCGCATCCCCGTCGGCTGCTCCTTCGACACCCACCATCTGGGAGAGGAAGCCTATGTCGCCATCCTGCCGAAGGGGCACTCGCTTCTCACGACCGGCACCGCACTGCGCCTGGAAGATCTGGCCTCAGAGGGCTGGGTCCGGTTCCGGCACACCAGCCTGCTCGACGACTACCTGGCCCGCCTGCTCGCCGACGCGGGCCTGAGCCCGCACACGGTGGCCCGCGCGTCCCAGATCTCCACCGCGGTGCGGCTTGTGGCGCAGGGCCTGGGTGTCACCGTGGTACCGGCCTCGGCTATTCCGGAAGGCTTCGAGGGACTGGCGTGCCCGCTTCAGCCCTGCCTCAGCGAACCTGTCCTCCTGGGCGTGCGTCGCAGCGCGGGCTCGGCGGAGAGGGCCATGCTCGACCATCTCAAAAAGCAGAACTGGCGGGGTCTGGGCTCGTCTTCTCAGTCCGCGCACAATTCACGGGATCGCCGCTGA
- a CDS encoding heme-binding protein: protein MSVLVRSATAAVLAGAALMGSAAVAASQPPPAPNCSIADQSGILSGVSASLSAYMFTHPEVNWFFTSLRGLPPDERRAKVDSYLDTSPTVAAELQGIRQPMTDFRARCGLPPAGMPDA, encoded by the coding sequence ATGTCCGTTCTCGTCCGATCCGCAACTGCCGCGGTGCTCGCCGGTGCTGCCCTCATGGGTTCTGCCGCGGTGGCTGCATCGCAGCCACCGCCCGCCCCGAACTGCTCGATCGCCGACCAGTCGGGAATCCTGTCCGGCGTCTCGGCCTCGTTGTCCGCCTACATGTTCACCCACCCGGAGGTGAACTGGTTCTTCACCAGCCTGCGTGGGCTACCGCCGGATGAGCGGCGCGCGAAAGTCGACTCCTACCTCGACACCAGCCCGACCGTGGCAGCCGAACTGCAAGGCATCCGCCAGCCGATGACGGACTTCCGCGCTCGGTGCGGTCTGCCGCCAGCGGGTATGCCGGACGCCTGA